A region of Polyodon spathula isolate WHYD16114869_AA chromosome 4, ASM1765450v1, whole genome shotgun sequence DNA encodes the following proteins:
- the pex2 gene encoding peroxisome biogenesis factor 2: protein MDDTGGDMHFTEGSSSAITPVLRISQLDAFELDTALEQLVWSQFTQCFQHFKPGQLTHFEPELKAFLQLLLWRFTIYSQSATVGQSLLSIRYKNDLSQAQKYQPMSRQQKLWYALCTIGEKWLQERSHDLFTNRPTESAFHKAKYLIGIISGLTKVASLLNFLIFLQKGRFPTLAERFLGIRAVFSRPQGIRQVGFEYMNRELLWHGFAEFLIFLFPLINTRKLKSRLCAWFSPLDGFKISDATLARQCRECALCGEWPTLPHTIGCDHVFCYYCIKSCSISDVYFACPKCALEVQKVEPVKLQIEMTDFNKS, encoded by the exons ATGG ATGACACTGGAGGAGACATGCATTTCACGGAAGGCAGTTCAAGTGCTATTACTCCAGTTCTAAGAATAAGTCAGCTTGATGCTTTTGAGTTGGATACAGCTTTAGAACAGCTTGTTTGGTCACAGTTCACCCAGTGTTTTCAGCATTTTAAACCTGGACAGTTAACCCACTTTGAACCAGAGCTAAAAGCATTTCTACAGCTTCTTTTGTGGAGATTTACCATTTATTCCCAGAGTGCCACCGTTGGACAATCTCTTCTGAGCATCAGATACAAGAATGACCTATCTCAAGCTCAAAAGTACCAACCAATGAGCCGACAACAGAAATTGTGGTATGCTCTGTGCACAATTGGAGAAAAGTGGCTGCAAGAGAGGTCTCATGACTTATTCACAAACCGACCAACAGAGTCTGCATTTCACAAAGCAAAATATTTAATAGGTATAATATCTGGCCTTACAAAAGTTGCAAGTCTGTTGAATTTTCTTATCTTTCTTCAAAAAGGAAGATTTCCCACATTGGCAGAACGATTTCTTGGAATCCGAGCAGTTTTTAGTAGACCTCAGGGCATCCGTCAAGTTGGATTTGAATATATGAATAGAGAATTGTTATGGCATGGTTTTGCTGAATTTCTGATTTTTCTTTTCCCGCTTATCAACACAAGAAAGCTGAAGTCAAGATTATGCGCTTGGTTTTCCCCCCTTGACGGTTTCAAGATCAGTGATGCCACACTAGCCAGGCAATGCAGAGAGTGTGCTCTGTGTGGTGAATGGCCAACCTTGCCACACACCATCggctgtgatcatgttttttgttattactgtattaaaagctGTTCCATATCTGACGTATACTTTGCATGTCCTAAGTGTGCTTTGGAGGTTCAGAAAGTTGAACCTGTGAAACTACAGATTGAAATGACAGACTTCAACAAAAGCTAA